In Methanobrevibacter sp., a single window of DNA contains:
- a CDS encoding aldo/keto reductase has translation MKDSILGFGAMRLPQIDAANPASINMDEFKQMVDYYMEQGFDYFDTSYAYHGERSENALKKALVERYPRDSFRIADKIPTWLLTCEDDNEKYVNMMLERLGIEYFDVLLIHNVNKAFINLVEEFKTFDYLKKLKEKGIAKKIGFSYHDKADLLEEILEKYSDIIDVVQLQLNYMDWADQRVQSKKCHDLCVKYGIEIIVMEPIKGGTLVNIADSVKEQFKEYSDKSIAEWALRFAGSQENVSVVLSGMGSVEQMKENCETFQNFEKITKEDHRFLMKMAREIKKTLAIDCSYCGYCVKECEENIPIPDLFNLYNSEKLYSLVANFANYTTITTDKAPASACTQCRSCIDICTQQLDIPELLIDVAELFE, from the coding sequence ATGAAAGATAGTATTTTAGGTTTTGGTGCAATGCGACTTCCACAGATTGACGCTGCAAATCCGGCATCCATAAACATGGACGAGTTTAAACAAATGGTTGACTATTATATGGAACAGGGCTTTGATTATTTTGATACATCATATGCATATCATGGTGAAAGATCGGAAAATGCCTTAAAAAAGGCATTGGTTGAAAGATATCCACGAGACTCATTCAGAATAGCCGATAAGATACCGACATGGTTACTTACATGTGAAGATGACAATGAAAAATATGTCAACATGATGCTTGAAAGATTAGGAATAGAATATTTTGATGTTTTGCTGATACATAACGTAAACAAAGCGTTTATAAATTTGGTGGAAGAATTTAAAACCTTTGATTACCTCAAGAAATTGAAAGAAAAAGGCATTGCCAAAAAAATAGGATTCAGTTACCATGACAAGGCGGATTTACTTGAGGAAATTTTAGAAAAGTACTCAGACATTATCGATGTGGTGCAGCTACAGTTAAACTATATGGACTGGGCAGACCAAAGGGTTCAGTCTAAAAAGTGCCATGATTTATGTGTAAAATACGGCATTGAAATAATCGTCATGGAACCAATTAAAGGCGGAACTCTTGTAAATATTGCAGACAGCGTAAAAGAACAATTTAAAGAATATTCAGATAAATCAATTGCTGAGTGGGCTTTAAGATTCGCAGGTTCTCAGGAAAACGTTTCAGTAGTTTTAAGCGGAATGGGTTCAGTAGAACAAATGAAGGAAAATTGTGAAACATTCCAAAACTTCGAAAAAATAACAAAAGAAGACCATCGCTTTTTGATGAAAATGGCTCGTGAAATCAAAAAGACACTGGCTATTGACTGCAGTTACTGCGGATACTGTGTAAAGGAATGTGAGGAAAATATACCGATTCCTGATTTATTCAATTTATACAACAGTGAGAAATTATATTCCCTAGTAGCCAATTTTGCAAATTATACAACCATCACAACAGACAAGGCACCTGCATCTGCATGTACCCAATGCAGAAGCTGCATAGACATCTGTACTCAGCAGCTGGACATTCCGGAGTTACTGATTGATGTTGCCGAGCTATTTGAATAA
- a CDS encoding nuclear transport factor 2 family protein has product MRSDISEYEAVEKAAEKFVKSVAEGNSKYARELFVDEAVLFGYLDGDLEHGSIEQFYDNVDSVAAGDEFKGRIDVILLEETLAVVRVLEESWGGRIDFTDVLLMLKMDGEWKAVAKAYNQNSNTIQE; this is encoded by the coding sequence ATGAGATCTGATATTAGTGAATATGAAGCTGTAGAAAAAGCAGCAGAAAAATTTGTAAAAAGTGTGGCTGAAGGAAACAGTAAATATGCTAGAGAACTTTTTGTTGATGAAGCAGTTCTTTTCGGATATTTGGATGGTGATTTGGAACATGGTTCTATTGAACAGTTCTATGATAATGTTGACAGTGTAGCCGCTGGCGATGAATTTAAAGGAAGAATTGATGTAATCCTTTTAGAAGAAACTTTAGCTGTTGTTCGTGTCCTTGAAGAAAGCTGGGGTGGCCGTATTGACTTCACCGATGTTTTACTTATGTTAAAAATGGACGGTGAATGGAAAGCAGTTGCAAAAGCATACAACCAAAATTCAAACACCATTCAGGAATAA